The following are encoded together in the Chanodichthys erythropterus isolate Z2021 chromosome 16, ASM2448905v1, whole genome shotgun sequence genome:
- the LOC137002499 gene encoding gastrula zinc finger protein XlCGF26.1-like isoform X1, protein MSSSQAIVKMDFIKEESEEITIPEPWRVKIEQTDEQRGLEVKEESEELNVDEKHQYEEPQSVLTGQKVLSCSRSGKSFSYKRANRNGFFFTCLECKRSFESKEHLMDHFRTHSGGSCSETTSNVVRTGAQPVCNLPFTCHQCQKSFACKEHLMEHFRLHTVEKPFPCDQCGKSFIHKQSLKNHLRVHTGLRPHVCHLCGKSYIHKDNLTDHMRIHTGEKPFACDQCGKSFTHKGSLLHHMKIHTGLKPFTCRQCGRHFTHKGNLKIHIRLHTGERPFICPQCGKSFIYHGNLVGHMKKHSGEKLYHCSQCGKSFIEARHLQKHEKTHETVRPFVCSECGRGFLWLHNFKEHQKIHTGEKPHVCFDCGKAFTRVIYLKRHQRIHTGEKPYKCARCGMCFTVSDSLKAHERVHTGEKPYKCPSCEKCFGRLSTLLTHKKKHCPKLAKANR, encoded by the exons GTCTGGAAGTAAAAGAAGAAAGTGAAGAACTGAATGTGGATGAGAAACATCAGTATGAGGAACCTCAGAGTGTCCTGACTGGACAGAAAGTTTTAAGTTGCTCAAGGTCTGGGAAAAGTTTCTCATACAAAAGAGCTAATAGAAATGGATTTTTCTTCACCTGCCTTGAATGTAAAAGGAGTTTTGAGTCTAAAGAGCACCTGATGGATCACTTTAGAACTCACTCTGGAGGAAGTTGCTCAGAGACTACATCAAACGTAGTGCGAACTGGTGCTCAACCAGTTTGCAATTTGCCCTTCACCTGCCATCAGTGTCAGAAGAGTTTTGCTTGTAAGGAACACCTGATGGAGCACTTTAGACTTCACACTGTGGAGAAACCTTTcccatgtgatcagtgtgggaagagtttcattCATAAACAAAGCCTTAAGAATCACTTAAGAGTTCACACTGGCTTGAGGCCGCACGTATGCCATCTGTGCGGGAAGAGTTACATACATAAAGATAATCTCACtgatcacatgagaattcatactggagagaagccttttgcatgtgatcagtgtggaaagagtttcacacataaAGGAAGCCTTCTACAtcacatgaaaattcacacgGGACTGAAGCCTTTCACTTGCCGTCAGTGTGGAAGGCATTTCACACATAAAGGAAACCTGAAGATTCATATAAgacttcacactggagagagaccTTTCATATGCCCTCAATGCGGGAAGAGTTTCATTTATCATGGAAACCTAGTTGGTCATATGAAAAAGCATTCAGGAGAGAAATTATACCACtgttctcagtgtggaaagagtttcattgAGGCTCGACATCTCCAGAAGCATGAGAAAACTCATGAAACCGTAAGGCCCTTTGTGTGTTCTGAGTGTGGCAGAGGTTTTCTGTGGCTCCACAATTTTAAAGAGCACCAGAAAATCCATACCGGTGAGAAACCTCATGTGTGCTTCGACTGCGGGAAAGCCTTTACAAGAGTCATATACTTAAAAAGGCACCAAAGAATTCATACTGGcgagaaaccttacaagtgcGCACGTTGTGGAATGTGTTTCACGGTTTCTGATTCCCTGAAAGCCCATGAGCGAGtgcacactggagagaagccgtacaAGTGCCCTTCATGTGAGAAGTGTTTTGGTCGATTAAGTACTCTGCTGACTCATAAGAAAAAGCATTGTCCAAAGTTGGCGAA GGCAAATCGCTGA